A window of Marinobacter salarius contains these coding sequences:
- the cobD gene encoding threonine-phosphate decarboxylase CobD produces MNLLPLEHGGRLRAAAKKWGIPLDQWLDLSTGINPSGWPVSAIPEEVWRRLPEPDDGLEPLIRQWVGAPEGAVCMALAGSQAAIMHLPRLRKPCRVGVPSPGYQEHGHNWASADHRVIEIGNDQLEDDDESWLDELDVLVWINPNNPTGQVVDPDRLLSWHQRLQRRGGWLIVDEAFVDATPELSVGYATDRPGLVVMRSLGKFFGLAGLRAGAAVGDSEIVRRLGAMIGPWSISGPARFIMGQALADDQWQAATMERLHSESQRLADCLSRHGLEGAAGTALFRYVRHGRAADIAGELARRGILVRGFENPAALRFGLPGSEPEWTRLEQALYLSRLY; encoded by the coding sequence GTGAATTTGTTGCCGCTGGAACATGGTGGCCGGTTACGCGCCGCCGCGAAGAAGTGGGGCATCCCTCTGGATCAATGGCTGGACCTGTCCACCGGTATCAATCCGAGTGGGTGGCCTGTTTCGGCGATCCCGGAAGAGGTCTGGCGTCGCCTGCCGGAGCCGGACGATGGTCTGGAGCCACTCATCAGACAATGGGTGGGTGCACCGGAGGGCGCCGTATGTATGGCCCTGGCTGGTAGCCAGGCGGCAATCATGCACTTGCCCCGTTTACGAAAGCCGTGCCGGGTAGGTGTGCCCTCTCCGGGTTACCAGGAGCATGGCCACAACTGGGCTTCTGCCGACCATCGGGTTATCGAGATTGGCAATGATCAGCTAGAGGATGATGACGAAAGCTGGCTGGATGAACTGGACGTGCTGGTGTGGATCAATCCAAATAATCCCACTGGCCAGGTTGTTGATCCGGACCGGTTGCTGAGCTGGCATCAGCGGCTTCAACGTCGTGGTGGGTGGCTGATTGTAGACGAGGCGTTCGTCGATGCTACTCCAGAGCTCAGTGTCGGGTATGCGACCGACAGACCCGGTCTTGTCGTCATGAGATCCCTGGGTAAGTTTTTCGGCCTGGCGGGCCTGCGGGCCGGAGCCGCGGTGGGAGACTCGGAGATTGTTCGCCGATTGGGTGCAATGATCGGGCCCTGGTCAATCAGTGGCCCCGCGCGATTTATCATGGGCCAGGCACTGGCGGACGATCAGTGGCAGGCCGCGACGATGGAGCGGCTGCACAGTGAAAGCCAGCGGTTGGCGGACTGCCTGTCGCGGCATGGCCTTGAAGGAGCCGCAGGAACGGCGCTCTTTCGATACGTTCGGCATGGCCGGGCGGCGGACATTGCAGGCGAACTCGCACGGCGGGGAATCCTCGTGCGGGGGTTCGAGAATCCTGCTGCACTGCGGTTTGGATTGCCCGGCTCAGAACCGGAATGGACGCGGTTAGAGCAGGCACTGTATTTAAGCCGTCTGTATTGA
- a CDS encoding cob(I)yrinic acid a,c-diamide adenosyltransferase gives MVRLTKIYTKTGDKGDTGLGDGSRVAKHDLRVEAYGTVDEANAVIGLARLHVDDELDVILARIQNDLFDVGADLCTPIVENPKYPPLRLAEGKTVELEQEIDRFNADIPSLRSFILPAGNAAAAHLHHARTVTRRAERIIAQLQEEQDISRLVLEYMNRLSDLLFVLARHANNQGKDDVLWVPGK, from the coding sequence ATGGTCAGGCTCACCAAGATCTATACAAAAACCGGAGACAAGGGCGATACCGGTCTTGGCGACGGCAGCCGCGTCGCCAAGCATGACCTGCGTGTGGAAGCCTACGGTACGGTGGATGAGGCCAACGCAGTGATTGGTCTTGCGCGGCTGCATGTGGACGACGAACTGGACGTGATACTGGCACGCATCCAGAACGACCTGTTCGATGTCGGGGCGGATCTGTGTACCCCGATCGTGGAGAACCCGAAGTATCCGCCACTCAGGCTTGCCGAGGGCAAGACCGTTGAGCTTGAGCAGGAAATCGACCGGTTCAACGCGGATATTCCGTCGCTTCGCTCCTTTATCCTGCCTGCGGGAAACGCTGCGGCTGCGCACCTTCACCATGCCCGCACGGTAACGCGGCGTGCTGAGCGCATCATTGCTCAGCTACAGGAAGAGCAGGACATCAGCCGGTTGGTGCTGGAATACATGAATCGGCTGTCTGATTTGCTGTTCGTCCTTGCCAGACACGCCAACAACCAGGGTAAGGACGACGTGCTTTGGGTTCCGGGAAAATAA
- a CDS encoding methylmalonyl-CoA mutase family protein — protein sequence MKRTDQYDPAALKHMEKEFDQWEQNEVSSFIKRAPESKTEYTTASGMPTKRTYTPLDLKNTPFEDIGFPGQYPFTRGPYPTMYRGRNWTMRQIAGFGTARETNGRFKYLIAQGQTGLSIDFDMPTLMGYDSSHAMSQGEVGREGVAIDTLADMEELFDDIDLTKISVSMTINPSAWILYAMYIALAQKRGYDLNDLSGTIQNDILKEYIAQKEWIFPVRPSVRLVRDCIQYGSENMKRYNPINISGYHISEAGSTAVQEVAYTMATTMEYVRTAIDAGVDVNEFGPRLSFFFVSQADFFEEIAKFRAARRVYAKIMSEKFNATKPEASRLRFHAQTAAATLTKPQYTINPIRTALQALSAVLGGAQSLHTNGMDEAFAIPTEEAMRIALRTQQIIAYETNITQVVDPLGGSYYVENLTDEIEKEVWKILDEVEELGGTLQCIDDGYFQRGISDSAYDFALRKASGERPVIGVNMFVQDEEDVEIETHPHDPETERRQIERLNRVKDNRDEKKVQDMLRQLKEQAEDESANLMPITIELVKEGASMGDIVETLKGIWGTYREKPVI from the coding sequence ATGAAGCGCACTGACCAGTATGACCCCGCTGCACTCAAGCACATGGAAAAAGAGTTCGACCAGTGGGAACAGAACGAGGTGTCGTCCTTTATCAAGCGGGCGCCGGAGAGCAAGACGGAATACACCACCGCCTCGGGAATGCCGACGAAACGCACTTACACGCCACTGGACCTGAAGAATACGCCCTTTGAGGATATTGGTTTCCCTGGGCAATACCCGTTTACGCGGGGGCCATACCCCACCATGTACCGGGGCAGGAACTGGACCATGCGCCAGATTGCCGGCTTTGGTACGGCAAGGGAAACCAACGGTCGCTTCAAGTACCTGATCGCCCAGGGCCAGACCGGTCTGTCCATCGACTTCGATATGCCGACGCTGATGGGTTACGACTCCAGTCATGCCATGAGCCAGGGTGAGGTGGGCCGCGAAGGCGTTGCCATCGACACCCTTGCCGACATGGAGGAGTTGTTCGACGACATTGATCTGACCAAGATCTCGGTATCCATGACCATCAATCCGTCAGCCTGGATTCTCTACGCCATGTACATCGCCCTGGCGCAGAAACGGGGATACGATCTCAATGACCTGTCGGGCACCATCCAGAACGACATTCTCAAGGAATACATTGCCCAGAAAGAGTGGATATTCCCGGTGCGGCCGTCGGTTCGCCTGGTGCGGGACTGTATTCAGTACGGCTCCGAAAACATGAAGCGGTACAACCCTATCAACATCTCCGGCTATCACATTTCTGAAGCCGGTTCGACGGCGGTACAGGAAGTGGCGTATACCATGGCAACCACCATGGAGTACGTCAGGACCGCCATCGACGCGGGCGTGGACGTGAATGAGTTCGGGCCGCGCCTGTCCTTTTTCTTCGTCAGCCAGGCGGACTTCTTCGAGGAAATTGCAAAGTTCCGGGCCGCCCGGCGAGTTTATGCCAAGATCATGAGCGAAAAATTCAACGCCACCAAACCCGAGGCCAGCCGGCTTCGTTTTCACGCCCAGACTGCCGCGGCCACTCTGACCAAGCCACAGTACACCATCAACCCGATCCGTACCGCGCTTCAGGCACTTTCTGCGGTACTGGGTGGCGCCCAATCGCTGCACACCAACGGCATGGATGAAGCGTTCGCCATTCCAACGGAAGAGGCGATGCGTATTGCCCTGCGAACCCAGCAGATCATCGCCTACGAGACCAATATCACTCAGGTGGTGGACCCGTTGGGCGGTTCCTACTATGTCGAGAATCTTACCGATGAGATCGAGAAGGAAGTCTGGAAGATTCTCGATGAAGTGGAAGAGCTCGGCGGCACGCTCCAGTGCATCGACGATGGCTACTTCCAGAGAGGTATCTCCGATTCCGCCTATGACTTCGCGCTGCGCAAGGCCAGCGGCGAGCGACCGGTTATCGGCGTCAACATGTTCGTGCAGGACGAAGAGGATGTTGAAATCGAAACCCATCCCCACGATCCGGAAACCGAACGCCGGCAGATTGAACGCCTGAATAGGGTCAAGGACAATCGCGACGAGAAGAAAGTCCAGGACATGCTCAGGCAACTGAAAGAGCAGGCCGAAGACGAATCGGCCAATCTCATGCCCATCACCATTGAGCTGGTGAAAGAGGGCGCCTCAATGGGTGATATTGTTGAAACCCTGAAAGGGATATGGGGAACCTATCGCGAAAAACCTGTAATCTGA
- the meaB gene encoding methylmalonyl Co-A mutase-associated GTPase MeaB, producing MINRIPSMKLAERVREGHLRAIARLITRVENGGGAEVREALAELYKSTGNAHVVGITGVPGAGKSTLVTQLVHEYRASGRKVGVVAIDPSSPYSGGAILGDRIRMGDLVSDPGVFIRSMATRGTLGGLARPALDAVDLLDAGGFDVVLIETVGVGQDEVDIVRAAHTTVVVNAPGLGDDIQAIKAGVLEIADVHVVSKADRPDSNKTIQELKAMLMMSLEPGEGIWRVPVVPTSSEKHTGFDDLMAAIDRHAEHLEKSGEITQRRHQIALTRVVKVAEEIVRDNFARDSRSQTEELLKKVTQRELDPHGAAVTLLKAMKETIHEAH from the coding sequence ATGATTAACCGCATACCCTCGATGAAGCTCGCTGAACGTGTGCGGGAAGGGCATCTTCGCGCCATCGCCCGGCTTATTACCCGCGTTGAAAACGGCGGTGGTGCGGAGGTCCGCGAGGCGCTGGCCGAGCTATACAAGAGCACCGGCAACGCCCATGTAGTGGGGATTACCGGTGTGCCGGGAGCAGGGAAGTCCACCCTTGTCACGCAACTGGTTCATGAGTACCGGGCCAGCGGCCGCAAGGTTGGCGTTGTTGCTATTGATCCCTCCAGCCCATACTCCGGCGGTGCAATCCTCGGTGACCGCATCCGTATGGGTGATCTGGTCTCCGACCCAGGCGTTTTCATCCGCAGCATGGCCACCCGAGGAACCCTGGGCGGCCTCGCCAGGCCAGCCCTGGATGCGGTTGATCTTCTGGACGCAGGCGGCTTTGACGTGGTGCTGATCGAGACGGTTGGGGTGGGGCAGGACGAGGTCGATATTGTCCGTGCCGCCCACACGACCGTGGTCGTCAACGCGCCCGGGCTGGGCGACGACATCCAGGCCATCAAGGCCGGTGTTCTGGAAATCGCCGATGTTCATGTGGTGAGCAAGGCGGACCGGCCGGACTCCAACAAAACCATTCAGGAACTCAAGGCCATGCTGATGATGAGCCTGGAGCCGGGCGAGGGAATCTGGCGGGTGCCCGTGGTGCCCACCAGTTCCGAAAAGCATACCGGTTTTGACGACCTGATGGCTGCCATTGATCGTCACGCTGAGCACCTGGAAAAAAGCGGCGAAATCACCCAGCGGCGGCACCAGATTGCATTAACCCGGGTGGTGAAGGTTGCTGAAGAGATTGTCCGGGATAATTTTGCACGTGACAGCAGGTCGCAGACCGAAGAACTGCTCAAGAAGGTTACCCAGCGCGAACTGGACCCCCATGGAGCCGCAGTAACCTTGTTAAAAGCCATGAAGGAGACCATTCATGAAGCGCACTGA
- a CDS encoding phenylacetate--CoA ligase family protein: MEEWNFPPRYRNNYFPDPNSPYWFRDRETMDPEKRDELIVARIREVMAYAYDHSPFYQRKWDEAGIKANDIRTLADFEEVPVVTKQELRDSQAKNPPFGDYLCCPESDIHHIHGTSGTTGRPTAFGISRCDWETIANNHARIMWGMGLRPGDTVFVAAILSLYMGSWGALIGAERLGCKAFPFGAGAPGMTARAVTWLGMMKPAGLYSTPSYALRLAEVAREEGVDPREFGIKVLFFSGEPGGSIPSIRDKIQQIYGAKVVDCGTMAELTPWMHASGSADTEGMLLWQDIVYTEVADPNTHRRVPYGEQGTPIYTHLERTSQPMIRMVSGDLTHWVMEDNPCGRTYPRLPKGIYGRIDDMFQIRGENVYPSAIAEVLEGLAGYGGEHRIIISRGGSMDELAVKAEFDQEVAGRGPDAIRSLGEKAEAELSRVLGVRARVVMVDPETFPRTDFKAQRVVDDRDLYQSLNQKRGG, encoded by the coding sequence ATGGAAGAGTGGAATTTTCCCCCCCGTTACCGCAACAACTATTTTCCGGATCCGAACAGTCCCTACTGGTTCCGGGACCGGGAGACGATGGACCCGGAAAAACGCGATGAGTTGATTGTTGCGCGCATCCGCGAGGTGATGGCCTATGCTTACGACCATTCGCCGTTCTACCAGCGCAAATGGGACGAGGCCGGTATAAAGGCCAATGACATCCGTACCCTCGCAGACTTCGAGGAAGTGCCCGTCGTCACCAAGCAGGAGTTGCGAGATTCCCAGGCGAAAAATCCGCCTTTCGGCGATTACCTTTGCTGCCCCGAAAGCGACATCCATCATATTCACGGCACTTCCGGTACCACCGGCCGACCCACCGCATTTGGCATTTCCAGGTGTGACTGGGAAACCATCGCCAACAATCATGCCCGGATCATGTGGGGTATGGGGCTGCGACCTGGTGATACGGTGTTTGTGGCGGCGATCCTGAGCCTTTACATGGGGTCATGGGGGGCGTTGATCGGGGCTGAAAGACTGGGGTGCAAAGCCTTCCCCTTCGGCGCTGGTGCGCCGGGGATGACTGCGCGAGCGGTAACCTGGCTCGGAATGATGAAGCCAGCCGGGCTGTATTCAACGCCGTCTTACGCGTTAAGGCTGGCGGAAGTGGCCCGCGAGGAAGGGGTAGACCCGAGAGAATTCGGCATCAAGGTGCTGTTCTTCTCCGGCGAACCGGGCGGCTCTATTCCGTCCATCCGCGACAAGATTCAGCAGATCTACGGTGCCAAGGTAGTTGACTGCGGAACGATGGCAGAGTTGACCCCCTGGATGCATGCCTCCGGTAGCGCAGACACCGAGGGCATGCTGCTTTGGCAGGACATTGTCTACACCGAAGTGGCAGACCCCAACACCCATCGCCGGGTGCCATACGGCGAGCAGGGAACGCCGATCTACACCCATCTCGAGAGAACGTCCCAGCCGATGATCCGGATGGTTTCCGGCGATCTGACCCATTGGGTGATGGAAGACAATCCCTGTGGTCGCACTTATCCCAGGCTGCCCAAAGGCATCTACGGCCGAATTGATGACATGTTCCAGATCCGCGGTGAAAACGTGTATCCCAGCGCCATTGCGGAAGTTCTGGAAGGCCTGGCTGGTTATGGTGGCGAGCACCGGATCATCATTTCACGGGGTGGCTCTATGGATGAGCTGGCTGTCAAAGCGGAGTTTGATCAGGAGGTCGCAGGCAGGGGCCCGGATGCGATCAGATCTCTCGGTGAGAAAGCAGAGGCTGAACTTAGCCGGGTACTGGGCGTGCGCGCACGGGTCGTCATGGTTGACCCCGAGACCTTTCCTCGCACGGACTTCAAAGCCCAGCGTGTGGTTGACGACCGCGATCTTTACCAGAGCCTTAACCAGAAGCGAGGAGGTTAA
- a CDS encoding cobalamin B12-binding domain-containing protein, producing MQNNDKNAAVIRVMLAKIGLDGHDRGIKVVARALRDAGMDVVYTGLHRTPEEVVDAAIQEDVDILGISLLSGAHMHIFPKVLELLKDKEAEDMIVAGGGVIPDDDVKELYQMGVHKILLQDTPPQEIIDSFRQMVADRGAR from the coding sequence ATGCAAAACAATGACAAGAACGCAGCTGTGATTCGAGTAATGTTGGCGAAAATCGGTCTGGACGGTCACGATCGCGGCATCAAAGTTGTCGCGCGTGCACTGCGTGATGCGGGCATGGACGTGGTCTACACCGGGCTGCATCGCACACCGGAGGAGGTCGTGGACGCCGCCATTCAGGAAGACGTGGATATCCTCGGCATCAGCCTGCTGTCCGGCGCGCACATGCACATTTTCCCCAAGGTACTGGAGCTTCTGAAAGACAAGGAAGCCGAAGACATGATCGTTGCCGGTGGCGGTGTCATCCCCGACGACGATGTCAAAGAACTCTACCAGATGGGCGTCCACAAGATTCTTCTTCAGGACACTCCGCCACAAGAAATCATTGATTCGTTCCGGCAAATGGTCGCAGATCGAGGTGCCCGATAG
- a CDS encoding GntR family transcriptional regulator: MKKIQTEKNLPELIYDSVVNAIVEGLLKPGERVTQETLAERLDVSRLPVSQAMQRLRDDGFLSAVGRRGLMVSVLDESFVAQLYEFRCGIDLVSAGLAAQRVDAGARKRGEDIIAEGFAAGKAHDLPALIDADMRFHGFIYELAGNTFILDSMEAHWNHVRRVMSDILIVEKNQKQIWEEHEAILNAVLAGDARTAETLAREHVETASKWLQKEIQVCRDPLKRSGSTIS, translated from the coding sequence ATGAAAAAAATTCAAACAGAAAAGAACCTGCCGGAGTTGATTTACGACTCCGTGGTCAATGCCATCGTTGAAGGTTTGCTTAAGCCGGGTGAGCGGGTCACACAGGAGACGCTGGCCGAGAGACTGGATGTGTCGCGGTTGCCGGTAAGCCAGGCTATGCAGCGTCTGCGTGATGACGGGTTTCTGTCAGCGGTAGGGCGTCGGGGCCTGATGGTGTCGGTGCTTGATGAGAGCTTTGTGGCGCAGCTCTACGAGTTCCGGTGTGGGATCGATCTGGTGAGCGCCGGGCTTGCCGCCCAGCGTGTGGATGCCGGGGCGAGAAAGCGAGGTGAGGACATCATTGCCGAAGGTTTCGCGGCAGGGAAAGCACATGATCTCCCCGCTCTGATCGATGCTGACATGCGCTTTCACGGCTTCATTTACGAGTTGGCGGGAAACACCTTCATCCTTGATTCAATGGAGGCGCACTGGAACCACGTAAGGCGCGTCATGAGTGACATTCTCATTGTCGAAAAAAACCAGAAACAGATTTGGGAAGAGCACGAGGCAATACTGAACGCGGTATTGGCCGGTGATGCACGGACTGCTGAAACACTTGCCAGAGAGCATGTGGAAACCGCATCAAAATGGCTTCAGAAAGAGATTCAAGTCTGCCGTGACCCCCTGAAAAGAAGCGGGAGCACGATTAGTTAA
- a CDS encoding CoA pyrophosphatase yields MRDLLTKRLSGYVPRLLTLDYPEAAVLVPVTNDHENPEIVFTLRSENLSTHRGQVSFPGGRRDPEDHSLADTALRETHEEIGLPPDQVELIAPLSQVMSLHQILVTPYVGVIPGDHPLQANPAEIDSIFRVPVEFFLDDNRERTDPLNFLNNTFYVPCYRWERYQIWGLSAVVLVDFLNAVYDAGIDLLEPPPKR; encoded by the coding sequence TTGCGCGACCTTCTAACCAAACGCCTGTCGGGCTATGTACCCCGTTTGTTGACATTGGATTACCCCGAAGCAGCCGTACTCGTCCCGGTCACTAATGACCATGAAAATCCTGAAATCGTATTTACCCTGAGATCAGAGAACCTCAGTACTCACCGAGGGCAGGTGTCTTTCCCAGGCGGGCGGCGGGACCCGGAAGACCATTCCCTGGCCGATACCGCGCTGCGCGAGACCCACGAGGAAATCGGGCTGCCACCCGACCAGGTGGAACTGATTGCGCCGCTGAGCCAGGTAATGTCGCTGCATCAGATTCTCGTAACGCCTTACGTAGGGGTGATACCCGGCGATCACCCCCTGCAAGCCAACCCGGCGGAAATCGATAGTATTTTCCGGGTGCCCGTTGAATTTTTCCTGGACGACAATCGAGAGCGCACAGACCCGCTTAACTTCCTCAACAATACCTTTTATGTGCCCTGTTATCGTTGGGAGCGCTATCAGATATGGGGCCTGTCTGCGGTCGTTCTGGTGGATTTTCTCAATGCGGTCTACGACGCCGGTATTGATTTGCTGGAGCCGCCGCCGAAACGCTGA
- a CDS encoding NUDIX hydrolase has protein sequence MKYCSTCGHPVEQRIPQGDNRHRYVCISCETIHYQNPRIVAGTVPVWKGRILLCRRAIEPRYGYWTLPAGFMENSETTLEAATRETREEALAEVTVDNLYTIIHVPHIDQVHMFYRATLISEDFGAGEESLETQLFALEDIPWDELSFPTVRRTLELYVEDVRNEHFPVHVDDIRYRMGPRA, from the coding sequence ATGAAATACTGCAGCACATGCGGCCACCCTGTCGAACAGCGCATCCCCCAGGGGGACAATCGTCACCGCTACGTGTGCATCAGTTGTGAAACCATACATTACCAGAATCCCCGGATAGTCGCCGGTACGGTTCCCGTCTGGAAAGGACGGATCCTGTTGTGCCGCCGGGCTATCGAGCCCCGCTATGGTTACTGGACGCTACCTGCAGGCTTCATGGAAAACTCGGAAACCACCCTCGAAGCGGCCACCAGGGAAACCCGGGAAGAGGCGCTTGCGGAAGTAACGGTGGACAACCTCTACACCATCATTCATGTGCCACACATTGATCAGGTGCACATGTTCTATCGCGCCACTCTCATCAGCGAAGACTTCGGGGCCGGCGAAGAGTCACTGGAAACCCAGCTCTTCGCACTGGAAGACATCCCCTGGGATGAATTGTCGTTCCCCACCGTCCGTCGCACCCTGGAGCTCTATGTGGAGGACGTACGCAATGAGCACTTCCCCGTGCACGTGGACGACATTCGGTACCGGATGGGGCCTCGTGCCTAA
- a CDS encoding YqfO family protein: protein MYKMCYFVPESHLETTKSALFEVGAGRIGDYDCCAWQCKGQGQFRPLDGSQPFLGQAGEIERVDEFRVELVCKDDLIQAALRALKQAHPYEEPAYEVFRMEAL from the coding sequence ATGTACAAGATGTGTTATTTCGTGCCTGAGAGTCATCTTGAAACGACCAAAAGCGCCCTATTTGAAGTGGGTGCCGGGCGTATTGGAGATTACGATTGTTGTGCCTGGCAATGTAAAGGTCAGGGGCAGTTTCGTCCGCTGGATGGCAGCCAGCCTTTTCTGGGCCAGGCCGGGGAAATTGAGCGGGTGGACGAATTCCGCGTTGAGCTGGTGTGCAAGGACGACCTGATTCAGGCGGCACTTAGAGCGTTGAAACAGGCGCATCCCTATGAAGAGCCCGCCTACGAGGTGTTTCGTATGGAAGCGCTGTAG